From Haloarcula hispanica ATCC 33960, the proteins below share one genomic window:
- a CDS encoding Mrp/NBP35 family ATP-binding protein has protein sequence MNTDDVRERLRTVEDPDLGADIVSLGLINSIDVTDDEVSIDLALGAPYSPTETSIANEVREAMGDIDREIDLSASVDRGVPEAEDPLPKVKNVIAVASGKGGVGKSTVAVNLAAGLSRLGARVGLFDADVYGPNVPRMLDADESPRATEDEEIIPVEKHGMKLMSMDFLVGKDDPVIFRGPMVDNVLTQLWDDVLWGELDYMVVDLPPGTGDTQLTMLQQVPVSGAVIVTTPEEVALDDARKGLRMFGRHETPVLGIVENMSSFVCPDCGGTHDIFGSGGGREFADETEMPFLGEIPLNPEVREGGATGEPLVLDEDSDVGESFRDIAARTANMQGIIHRKRQSDSQRAQPEQ, from the coding sequence ATGAATACAGACGACGTACGCGAGCGCCTGCGAACGGTCGAGGACCCGGATCTGGGAGCCGACATCGTCTCACTCGGGCTGATCAACAGCATCGACGTGACTGACGACGAGGTCAGCATCGACCTGGCGCTCGGTGCGCCGTACTCGCCGACGGAGACGAGCATCGCGAACGAGGTCCGCGAGGCGATGGGCGACATCGACCGTGAGATAGACCTCTCCGCGAGCGTCGACCGCGGTGTCCCGGAGGCCGAAGACCCACTGCCGAAGGTCAAGAACGTCATCGCGGTCGCCTCGGGGAAGGGCGGGGTCGGCAAGTCCACCGTCGCGGTGAACCTCGCCGCCGGCCTCTCGCGGCTCGGCGCCCGCGTCGGCCTGTTCGACGCCGACGTGTACGGGCCGAACGTCCCGCGGATGCTCGACGCCGACGAATCGCCCCGCGCAACCGAGGACGAGGAGATCATCCCCGTCGAGAAACACGGGATGAAGCTGATGAGCATGGACTTCCTCGTCGGCAAGGACGACCCGGTCATCTTCCGCGGACCGATGGTCGACAACGTCCTCACGCAGCTCTGGGACGACGTGCTCTGGGGCGAACTCGACTACATGGTCGTCGACCTGCCGCCGGGGACCGGCGACACGCAGTTGACGATGCTCCAGCAAGTGCCCGTCTCCGGGGCTGTCATCGTCACCACGCCGGAGGAAGTCGCCCTCGATGACGCCCGGAAGGGGCTCCGGATGTTCGGTCGCCACGAGACGCCAGTGCTTGGCATCGTCGAAAATATGTCGTCGTTCGTCTGTCCCGACTGTGGCGGCACGCACGACATCTTCGGCAGCGGCGGCGGCCGCGAGTTCGCCGACGAGACGGAGATGCCGTTCCTCGGGGAGATCCCGCTCAACCCCGAAGTCAGGGAAGGGGGCGCGACCGGGGAACCGCTCGTCCTTGATGAGGACAGCGACGTCGGCGAGTCGTTCCGCGACATCGCCGCCCGCACCGCCAACATGCAGGGCATTATCCACCGAAAGCGACAGAGCGACAGCCAGCGCGCCCAGCCAGAGCAGTAA
- a CDS encoding 30S ribosomal protein S13: protein MSAEDPNAGEDADAEEEEDIRYFVRIGQTDLDGTKSVERALTELNGIGHRAARIITQKADVDRRAVFGKLDDDVIERVVDHVENFADEVPEWMANHQKDYFTGETTHETGNDLQLTRRQDINRMKMIDSYRGVRHKRGQKVRGQRTKSTGRTEGTIGVNVEAIKEEQAEEAAAEDDE, encoded by the coding sequence ATGAGTGCAGAAGACCCCAACGCGGGCGAGGACGCGGATGCCGAAGAGGAGGAGGACATCCGCTATTTCGTCCGTATCGGACAGACAGACCTCGACGGGACGAAATCCGTCGAGCGAGCACTGACAGAACTGAACGGTATCGGCCACCGGGCCGCCCGAATCATCACCCAGAAGGCGGACGTGGACCGGCGCGCGGTCTTCGGCAAGCTCGACGACGACGTCATCGAGCGCGTCGTCGACCACGTCGAGAACTTCGCCGACGAGGTGCCCGAATGGATGGCCAACCACCAGAAGGACTACTTCACTGGTGAGACCACCCACGAGACTGGCAACGACCTCCAGCTCACCCGCCGGCAGGACATCAACCGCATGAAGATGATCGACTCCTACCGCGGTGTCCGCCACAAGCGCGGCCAGAAGGTCCGTGGACAGCGTACCAAGTCCACCGGCCGGACGGAGGGGACCATCGGCGTCAACGTCGAGGCGATCAAAGAGGAGCAGGCTGAGGAAGCCGCCGCGGAGGATGACGAATAA
- a CDS encoding 30S ribosomal protein S4, whose translation MALGSNTKFYETPNHPFQGERIADEANLIGRYGLKNKEELWRAQSELRGYRREARKLLGSAGEHETESEEFLARLKRYGILNEQDQLDDVLSLDVTDVLERRLQTVVYRKGYANTPEQARQFIVHGHIVLDDARVTRPGMTVETAVESSVGFDEHSSLSDELHPERAEAQE comes from the coding sequence ATGGCGCTTGGTTCGAACACGAAGTTCTACGAGACGCCGAATCATCCCTTCCAGGGCGAGCGAATCGCCGACGAGGCCAACCTCATCGGCCGCTACGGCCTGAAGAACAAAGAAGAGCTCTGGCGCGCACAGTCCGAGCTTCGTGGCTACCGCCGTGAGGCCCGGAAGCTGCTGGGCAGCGCCGGCGAGCACGAGACCGAGTCCGAGGAGTTCCTCGCTCGGCTCAAGCGCTACGGCATCCTCAACGAGCAGGACCAGCTCGACGACGTGCTGTCGCTCGACGTGACCGACGTGCTGGAACGTCGCCTGCAGACGGTCGTCTACCGCAAGGGCTACGCGAACACGCCCGAGCAGGCCCGCCAGTTCATCGTCCACGGCCACATCGTGCTGGACGACGCTCGTGTCACCCGACCCGGCATGACGGTCGAGACCGCCGTCGAGAGCTCGGTCGGCTTCGACGAGCACAGCTCGCTGTCGGACGAACTCCATCCTGAGCGCGCGGAGGCCCAAGAATGA
- a CDS encoding 30S ribosomal protein S11 has translation MSEETEDIWGIAHVHASFNNTIITITDQTGAETLAKSSGGTVVKQNRDEASPYAAMQMAEVVAEKALDRGVEGVDVRVRGPGGNLQTSPGPGAQATIRALARAGLEIGRIEDVTPTPHDGTRAPKNSGF, from the coding sequence ATGAGCGAAGAAACCGAAGACATCTGGGGCATCGCCCACGTGCACGCATCGTTCAACAACACGATCATCACCATCACCGACCAGACCGGCGCGGAAACGCTCGCAAAGAGCTCCGGCGGGACGGTTGTCAAGCAGAACCGCGACGAAGCGTCGCCGTACGCGGCGATGCAGATGGCCGAGGTCGTTGCGGAGAAAGCCCTCGACCGCGGCGTCGAGGGCGTCGACGTTCGGGTCCGCGGTCCCGGCGGCAACCTCCAGACCTCGCCCGGTCCGGGTGCGCAGGCGACGATCCGCGCACTCGCCCGAGCGGGCCTGGAGATCGGTCGCATCGAGGACGTCACGCCGACCCCGCACGACGGCACTCGTGCACCCAAGAACTCCGGATTCTAA
- a CDS encoding DNA-directed RNA polymerase subunit D, protein MTQDYEVEFVERGEREARILVRGITPAFANGIRRAMVADVPTFSIDTVRVIENTSVMFNEQIGLRLGLVPLTTDLDDFEIGDEVTLSLSVDGPSTAYSSDLVSSDPMVEAADDNIPIIDLKEGQRLEVEADAVLDTGREHAKHQGGVAVGYRHLQQVEVVGDLGEFEDDDPNILRGVIEEQAAEHAAGDATNGELVATDEFDNDLRNRYPGKDVEVSDVPNAFVFHVETDGSFTTEELVLRAVETLRDRATELKDAVQL, encoded by the coding sequence ATGACACAGGACTACGAGGTTGAGTTCGTCGAACGCGGCGAGCGCGAGGCCCGCATCCTCGTGCGCGGCATCACGCCGGCGTTTGCCAACGGCATCCGGCGAGCGATGGTCGCGGACGTGCCGACGTTCAGTATCGACACCGTCCGCGTCATCGAGAACACCAGCGTGATGTTCAACGAGCAGATCGGTCTCCGACTGGGACTGGTCCCGCTGACGACCGACCTCGACGACTTCGAGATCGGCGACGAGGTGACGCTGTCGCTGTCCGTCGACGGGCCGAGCACGGCCTACTCCAGCGACCTCGTCTCCTCGGACCCGATGGTCGAGGCGGCCGACGACAACATCCCGATCATCGATCTCAAGGAGGGCCAACGTCTCGAAGTCGAGGCCGACGCCGTCCTCGACACCGGTCGGGAACACGCCAAACATCAGGGCGGCGTGGCCGTCGGCTACCGACACCTCCAGCAGGTGGAGGTCGTCGGCGACCTCGGCGAGTTCGAGGACGACGACCCGAACATCCTGCGTGGCGTCATCGAAGAGCAGGCGGCCGAACACGCCGCCGGCGACGCCACCAACGGCGAACTCGTCGCGACAGACGAGTTCGACAACGACCTCCGGAACCGCTACCCCGGCAAAGACGTCGAGGTCTCGGACGTGCCGAACGCGTTCGTGTTCCACGTCGAGACGGACGGGTCGTTCACCACCGAGGAACTGGTCCTGCGCGCGGTCGAGACGCTGCGTGACCGCGCGACCGAACTGAAAGACGCAGTCCAACTGTAA
- a CDS encoding 50S ribosomal protein L18e: protein MSKTNPRLSSLIADLKSAARSSGGAVWGDVAERLEKPRRTHAEVNLGRIERYAQEDETVVVPGKVLGSGVLQKDVTVAAVDFSGTAETKIDQVGEAVSLEQAIENNPEGSHVRVIR from the coding sequence ATGAGTAAGACGAACCCGAGACTCAGTAGTCTCATCGCCGACCTGAAGTCAGCCGCCCGCAGTTCGGGCGGTGCTGTCTGGGGCGACGTCGCCGAGCGCTTAGAAAAGCCACGGCGCACACACGCGGAAGTCAACCTCGGCCGTATCGAACGATACGCCCAGGAAGACGAAACCGTCGTTGTGCCCGGCAAGGTGCTTGGCTCCGGTGTCCTGCAGAAGGACGTCACCGTCGCCGCTGTCGACTTCTCCGGAACCGCCGAGACGAAGATCGACCAGGTTGGAGAGGCTGTATCACTCGAACAGGCAATCGAAAACAACCCAGAAGGCTCCCACGTCCGGGTGATCCGATGA
- a CDS encoding 50S ribosomal protein L13 gives MSVAEFDADVIVDARDCIMGRVASQVAEQALDGETVAVVNAERAVITGREEQITEKYKKRVDIGNDNGYFYPKRPDGIFKRTIRGMLPHKKQRGREAFENVRVYLGNPYDEDGEVLDGTSLDRLSNIKFVTLGEISETLGANKTW, from the coding sequence ATGAGCGTCGCAGAATTCGACGCGGATGTCATCGTTGACGCCCGCGACTGTATCATGGGCCGCGTCGCATCACAGGTCGCCGAACAGGCTCTCGATGGCGAGACGGTCGCCGTCGTCAACGCCGAGCGCGCTGTGATCACCGGCCGAGAGGAGCAGATCACAGAGAAGTACAAGAAACGTGTCGACATCGGTAACGACAACGGGTACTTCTACCCCAAGCGACCGGACGGCATCTTCAAGCGCACCATCCGTGGCATGCTGCCCCACAAGAAGCAGCGTGGCCGCGAGGCGTTCGAGAACGTCCGTGTCTACCTCGGCAACCCGTACGACGAGGACGGCGAGGTCCTAGACGGCACGTCGCTTGACCGACTGTCGAACATCAAGTTCGTCACGCTGGGCGAGATCAGCGAAACGCTTGGAGCGAACAAGACATGGTAA
- a CDS encoding 30S ribosomal protein S9, with the protein MVTNTSGKKKTAVARATVREGEGRVRIDSQPVELVDPELAQLKMLEPFRIAEDDLRGEVDVEVSVEGGGVMGQADAARTAIARGLVDHTNDAELRDAFMEFDRSLLVNDVRQSEPKKWGGPGARARYQKSYR; encoded by the coding sequence ATGGTAACGAACACGTCTGGCAAGAAGAAGACCGCCGTCGCCCGCGCGACCGTTCGCGAGGGCGAGGGCCGCGTGCGTATCGACTCGCAGCCGGTCGAACTCGTCGACCCCGAGCTGGCGCAGCTCAAGATGCTGGAACCGTTCCGCATCGCCGAGGACGACCTCCGCGGCGAGGTCGACGTCGAAGTGTCCGTCGAAGGTGGCGGCGTCATGGGGCAGGCAGACGCCGCCCGAACCGCCATCGCTCGCGGGCTCGTCGACCACACCAACGACGCCGAACTCCGTGACGCGTTCATGGAGTTCGACCGCTCGCTGCTGGTCAACGACGTTCGCCAGTCCGAACCCAAGAAGTGGGGCGGCCCCGGTGCGCGGGCCCGCTACCAGAAATCGTACCGCTAA
- a CDS encoding DNA-directed RNA polymerase subunit N, whose protein sequence is MMVPVRCFTCGNVVGEHWEEFKARTREAEEPENPEKVLDELGVERHCCRRMLVSHKDLVDIVSPYQ, encoded by the coding sequence ATGATGGTACCGGTTCGGTGTTTCACGTGCGGTAACGTCGTCGGCGAGCACTGGGAAGAGTTCAAAGCACGCACCCGCGAGGCCGAGGAGCCCGAGAACCCGGAGAAGGTCCTCGATGAACTCGGCGTCGAGCGGCACTGCTGTCGCCGGATGCTCGTCTCACATAAAGACCTCGTCGACATCGTCTCACCATACCAATGA
- a CDS encoding DNA-directed RNA polymerase subunit K → MNAQESRYEKARKLGARALQLAHGAPVLIETEHTQPILIAAEEYDAGVLPFTVNRSD, encoded by the coding sequence ATGAACGCACAGGAAAGCCGCTACGAGAAGGCCCGCAAACTCGGCGCACGAGCGCTGCAGTTGGCTCACGGTGCTCCCGTGCTCATCGAGACGGAACACACCCAGCCGATACTCATCGCCGCCGAGGAGTACGACGCTGGCGTCCTACCGTTTACGGTCAACAGGAGTGATTAA
- the eno gene encoding phosphopyruvate hydratase, translating into MTLITDIRLRRVLDSRGNATVEADVLTESGGFGRGKAPSGASTGEYEAIELPANEAIAKAREEALPRLIGEVHAGNQRDVDAALHAADGTDDFSGIGANSAVAISMAAAKAGADVLGAPLYQHLGGTFRGNEYPTPLGNIIGGGEHAADATNIQEFLAAPVGAPSVEEAVFANAAVHQEVHDILADRDLPAGKGDEGAWAPSVSDDEAFEIMDEAVETVADDFGFAISFGLDVAGAELYDADEDGYVYDDGVKSTQEQIEYIAGKVEEYDLVYVEDPLDENDYEAFADLTAQVGDQTLVCGDDLFVTNVERLQAGINADAGNSILIKPNQIGTLTDAVDAIELATASGYESVVSHRSGETEDTTIAHLAVATDAPFIKTGAVGGERTAKLNELIRIEDNAV; encoded by the coding sequence ATGACGCTCATCACTGACATCCGACTCCGCCGCGTCCTCGACTCCCGCGGGAACGCGACTGTCGAGGCCGACGTTCTCACCGAGAGTGGGGGCTTCGGTCGTGGCAAGGCACCGAGCGGCGCAAGCACGGGCGAGTACGAGGCCATCGAACTCCCCGCCAACGAGGCCATCGCCAAGGCCCGCGAGGAGGCACTCCCGCGACTCATCGGTGAGGTCCACGCCGGGAACCAGCGTGACGTCGACGCGGCGCTGCACGCCGCCGACGGCACCGACGACTTCTCCGGCATCGGAGCCAACAGCGCCGTCGCCATCTCGATGGCGGCCGCAAAGGCCGGTGCCGACGTGCTGGGCGCACCGCTGTACCAGCATCTCGGCGGTACGTTCCGGGGCAACGAGTACCCAACGCCGCTGGGCAATATCATCGGCGGCGGCGAGCACGCCGCGGATGCAACCAATATCCAAGAGTTCCTCGCAGCCCCCGTCGGCGCACCGAGCGTCGAAGAGGCTGTCTTCGCCAACGCCGCGGTCCACCAGGAGGTCCACGACATCCTGGCCGACCGCGACCTGCCAGCGGGCAAGGGCGACGAAGGAGCCTGGGCACCGTCCGTTTCGGACGACGAAGCGTTCGAGATTATGGACGAGGCTGTTGAGACCGTCGCCGACGACTTCGGCTTCGCTATCTCGTTCGGCCTCGACGTCGCCGGCGCGGAACTCTACGATGCCGACGAGGACGGGTACGTCTACGACGACGGCGTCAAGTCCACCCAAGAGCAGATAGAGTACATCGCCGGGAAGGTCGAGGAGTACGACCTCGTCTACGTTGAGGACCCACTCGACGAGAACGACTACGAGGCATTCGCCGACCTGACCGCACAGGTCGGTGACCAGACGCTCGTCTGTGGCGACGACCTGTTCGTCACGAACGTCGAGCGCCTGCAGGCCGGTATCAACGCCGACGCCGGGAACTCCATCCTGATCAAGCCGAACCAGATCGGGACGCTCACCGACGCTGTCGACGCCATCGAACTGGCGACGGCAAGCGGCTATGAGTCCGTCGTCTCCCACCGCAGCGGCGAGACGGAAGACACGACGATTGCACACCTCGCTGTCGCCACTGACGCACCGTTCATCAAAACCGGCGCGGTCGGCGGCGAGCGCACAGCCAAGCTGAACGAACTAATCCGTATCGAGGACAACGCAGTATGA
- the rpsB gene encoding 30S ribosomal protein S2 has product MSGNEKEGLDASDSDFDPSDEDDEAVDAETETEAEQPADDAAEATEAEPTDADTEADEAADADEAAGPQLDEDVMPDEQSEADLLIPVEDYLGAGVHIGTQQKTQDMERFIHRVRTDGLYVLDVSMTDERIRTAADFLSNYEPEQILAASSRQYGRFPAEKFAEAIGARVRTGRFIPGTLTNPDYDGYIEPDIVVVTDPIGDAQAVKEAITVGIPVIAMCDSNNTTSNVDLVVPTNNKGRKALSVVYWLLANETLDRRGAEPTYGLDDFESDI; this is encoded by the coding sequence ATGAGCGGCAACGAAAAAGAAGGTCTCGACGCGTCCGATTCCGACTTCGACCCGTCCGACGAGGACGACGAAGCGGTCGACGCGGAGACCGAAACGGAAGCCGAACAGCCCGCCGACGACGCCGCAGAGGCGACAGAGGCCGAACCAACCGATGCCGACACGGAGGCCGACGAAGCGGCCGACGCCGACGAGGCCGCCGGCCCACAGCTGGACGAGGACGTCATGCCCGACGAGCAGTCGGAGGCCGACCTCCTCATCCCCGTCGAGGACTACCTCGGCGCCGGTGTCCACATCGGGACCCAGCAGAAGACCCAGGACATGGAGCGGTTCATCCACCGCGTCCGGACTGACGGGCTCTACGTGCTGGACGTCTCGATGACCGACGAGCGCATCCGCACAGCCGCGGACTTCCTGTCCAACTACGAACCGGAGCAGATTCTGGCCGCGTCGTCGCGCCAGTACGGCCGGTTCCCGGCCGAGAAGTTCGCCGAAGCGATCGGCGCGCGCGTCCGCACCGGCCGGTTCATCCCCGGCACGCTGACCAACCCCGACTACGACGGCTACATCGAGCCTGACATCGTGGTCGTCACCGACCCGATCGGTGATGCCCAGGCTGTCAAGGAGGCCATCACGGTCGGCATCCCGGTCATCGCGATGTGTGACTCCAACAACACCACGTCGAACGTCGACCTGGTCGTCCCGACGAACAACAAGGGGCGCAAGGCGCTGTCGGTCGTCTACTGGCTGCTGGCCAACGAGACGCTCGACCGCCGCGGTGCCGAGCCGACGTACGGACTCGACGACTTCGAGTCCGACATCTAA
- a CDS encoding DUF5518 domain-containing protein has product MAEGDTLVNAIIGAVATALLSGFVPLAPLLGGGIAGYLEGGERDDGVRVGLLSGAVGLAISLVFFVVVFVFLAAFLAFVPEALGVFGAVGLLVLVLGTVMTAAYFLGLSALGGWLGNYVKHDTTIGD; this is encoded by the coding sequence ATGGCAGAGGGAGACACACTCGTTAACGCGATTATCGGTGCCGTCGCAACCGCTCTGCTGAGTGGATTCGTCCCGCTTGCGCCGCTACTCGGTGGTGGCATCGCCGGCTATCTCGAAGGCGGCGAGCGAGACGACGGCGTCCGTGTCGGATTGCTGTCCGGCGCCGTCGGGCTGGCGATATCGCTGGTCTTCTTCGTGGTCGTGTTCGTCTTTCTGGCCGCATTTCTGGCATTTGTGCCCGAAGCACTGGGCGTGTTCGGCGCGGTGGGACTGCTCGTGCTCGTCCTCGGAACAGTCATGACGGCCGCGTATTTCCTCGGCTTGAGCGCGCTCGGCGGCTGGCTGGGTAACTACGTCAAGCACGACACGACCATCGGCGACTGA
- a CDS encoding DUF5518 domain-containing protein gives MRESVTNAGIGALVTVALSFVPFSSVAGGAVAAANHGGSYRTGLWLGTLAGVCAMVPLLALFLPALYIAGLLGFGIPPGAPGYDLFLALVFTFFLLYTVGLSALGGLGGVWISAHTDWDLDANRWL, from the coding sequence ATGCGTGAGTCGGTGACCAACGCCGGTATCGGGGCGCTCGTCACGGTTGCGCTGTCGTTCGTTCCCTTTTCGTCGGTGGCTGGGGGTGCCGTGGCCGCGGCGAACCACGGCGGCAGCTACCGGACGGGGCTCTGGCTGGGAACGCTGGCCGGCGTCTGCGCGATGGTTCCCTTGCTTGCCCTCTTTCTCCCAGCGCTGTACATCGCCGGCCTCCTCGGGTTCGGGATTCCGCCCGGCGCACCGGGGTACGACTTGTTTCTGGCGCTCGTGTTCACGTTCTTTCTGCTATACACGGTCGGTCTCAGCGCTCTCGGTGGTCTCGGCGGCGTCTGGATATCGGCACACACCGACTGGGACCTAGACGCCAACCGCTGGCTCTGA
- a CDS encoding cytochrome P450, which translates to MSKTPPGPKGEPLFGSSRTYARDPFRFISALERAYGDVARFDMGPMDTVMLCDPTAIERVLVSEADQFRKPDFQGDALGDLLGDGLLLSEGETWEQQRKLANPAFSMARLSGMADRITDHAEDRIADWSHGDVIDAEQSMTRVTLDVILDLMMGVELSEQRVRTIEEQLLPLGQRFEPDPIRFAMPQWMPMPDDAEFDRAVRTLDEVLDDIIAVREESLGTAEDGPMDFLSVLLRARDEGNQSPEQLRDEMMTMLLAGHDTTALTLTYTWFLLSEHPEVEQRVHEELDDVIGDDRPGMEHVRELDYLEWVIQEAMRLYPPVYTIFREPTEDVTLSGYEVEPGTTLMVPQWGVHRSERFYDDPETFDPERWKPERAGERPRFAYFPFGGGPRHCIGKHLAMLEAQLITATTASQYRLEFQGETPLELLPSLTAHPRQEMSMRVQER; encoded by the coding sequence ATGTCAAAGACGCCGCCCGGACCGAAGGGCGAACCGCTGTTCGGCAGTAGCCGCACGTACGCTCGGGACCCGTTCCGGTTCATCTCGGCGCTGGAGCGAGCATACGGCGATGTCGCCCGCTTCGACATGGGGCCGATGGATACGGTCATGCTGTGTGATCCGACGGCAATCGAGCGCGTACTGGTCTCGGAGGCCGACCAGTTCCGCAAGCCCGACTTCCAGGGCGACGCGCTGGGGGACCTGCTAGGTGACGGACTGCTGTTGAGCGAAGGGGAGACGTGGGAGCAGCAGCGAAAGCTCGCCAACCCCGCGTTCTCGATGGCTCGGTTGTCGGGGATGGCCGACCGCATCACCGACCACGCGGAGGACCGGATCGCCGACTGGTCCCACGGCGACGTCATCGACGCCGAGCAGTCGATGACCCGGGTCACGCTGGACGTAATTCTGGACCTGATGATGGGCGTCGAGCTTTCCGAGCAGCGAGTCCGGACCATCGAGGAACAACTGTTGCCGCTTGGCCAGCGGTTCGAGCCGGACCCTATCCGGTTCGCCATGCCGCAGTGGATGCCGATGCCCGACGACGCCGAGTTCGACCGCGCCGTGCGGACGCTGGACGAGGTGCTGGACGACATCATCGCGGTCCGTGAAGAATCGCTTGGGACGGCTGAGGACGGCCCGATGGATTTCCTGTCGGTGCTCTTGCGTGCACGCGACGAGGGGAACCAGTCGCCCGAGCAACTGCGCGACGAGATGATGACCATGCTGCTTGCCGGTCACGACACGACGGCGCTGACGCTGACCTACACCTGGTTCCTGCTGTCGGAACACCCCGAAGTCGAACAGCGGGTCCACGAGGAACTCGACGACGTCATCGGCGACGACCGGCCGGGGATGGAGCACGTCCGCGAACTGGACTACCTCGAATGGGTGATTCAGGAAGCGATGCGGCTCTACCCACCGGTGTACACCATATTCCGGGAGCCGACCGAGGACGTGACGCTGTCGGGCTACGAGGTCGAGCCGGGGACGACGCTGATGGTCCCTCAGTGGGGCGTCCACCGCTCCGAGCGGTTCTACGACGACCCAGAGACGTTCGACCCGGAGCGCTGGAAGCCCGAACGAGCGGGCGAGCGCCCGCGGTTCGCCTACTTCCCGTTCGGTGGTGGCCCGCGCCACTGTATCGGGAAGCATCTCGCCATGCTCGAAGCGCAACTCATCACCGCGACGACGGCTAGCCAGTACCGACTGGAGTTTCAGGGGGAGACGCCTCTGGAGTTGTTGCCGTCGCTGACCGCCCATCCTCGGCAGGAAATGTCGATGCGCGTGCAGGAACGGTAG